GGCTCAACCCCAACGAAATCACTATCGCCGAGATTCTCAAGAAGCAGGGTTATGCGACCGGGATGGTCGGCAAGTGGCACCTGGGCGATCAGCAGGCGTTCCTCCCCACGCGGCAGGGCTTCGACTTCTACTTCGGTCTGCCGTACTCGAACGACATGGGCCCCGCCGAAGACGGGACCAAGAGCAGTCTCGGCGCCCCGCTGCCCAAGGAAGGCAAGAATCATCAGCCGCCCCTGCCCTGGCTCATGAATGAAAAAGTCATCATGCGCGTCAAAGCCGATGACCAGACCACGCTTGAGGAGCGCTACACCGAAGAAGCCCTCAAGTTCATCAAGGCCCACAAAGACGGGCCGTTCTTCCTCTACTTCGCCCACTCCGCCGTGCATTTTCCGATCTATCCCGGCAAGGCGTTTCAGAAGCGCAATCCCAATGGGTACTACAGCGACTGGGTCGAGGAAGTCGACTGGACCGTCGGGCAGGTGATGGACACGCTGCGCGATCTGGGGCTCGACAAGAACACGTTCGTGCTGTTCACCTCCGACAACGGCGGGACGCCCCGGGCCGTCAACGCGCCGCTGCGCGGATTCAAGAACAGCACATGGGAAGGCGGTGTGCGCGAGCCGACCATCGCATGGTGGCCCGGCAAGATTCCCGCAGGCACGTCCAGCGACGCCGTCGTGGGCATGATCGATGTCCTGCCCACCCTCGCCAAACTCGCCGGCACGACCGCCCCGACCGATCGCAAGATCGACGGCGTGGACATCTGGCCCATCCTCGCCGGCGAAAAAGACGCCAAGCCCGCCCATGATGTTTTCTACTACTTCCACGGCTACAAACTCGAAGCCGTGCGCGAAGGAAAGTGGAAGTATCATCTGCTCCGCAAGGAACTCTACGACCTCGACGCCGACATCGGCGAATCGAAGAACATCGCGGCGGAGAACAAGGACGTGGTCAAACACATGATCGAAGTCGCCGACAAAATGGACGGCGACCTGGGCCTCGACGGCACCAAAGCCCCCGGCATCCGCCCGCTGGGCCACGTCAAAGACGCCCACCCGATCATCGCACAAGACGGCGAGATTTCACCGGAATTCAAATGATGCGCTCTTGATGAAAGGGGTGCTGACCGGCGATTGACCAATGTCCAAGGACCAATGACCAAGGGAATGATCAAAGACCCAATGTCAAAGTGAAAGGCCGCAGGCCGTTCTTTCCTTGGTCATTGGGATTTGGTCATTGGTCATTCTATTTCTGATACACCTTGTCCGGATCAAACACCGGCTCGTCGGTCGTGATGAGTTTCGCGCCGGTGTCGTCGAACTTGCGGTAGAAGCAGGTCTGGTAGCCGACGTGGCACGCCGGGCCGTGGCTCTTGACGCGGACGAGAACGGTGTCCTGATCGCAGTCGACGCGGACCTCGACGACTTCCTGCACGTGGCCCGAGCTTTCGCCCTTGACCCAGAACTTGCCCCGGCTCCGCGAGTAGAACGCCGCCTTCTTGTGCTTTAGCGTGTACGCCAGCGCCCCGTCGTTCATCCACGCCATCATCAAAATCGCCCCCGTCGCCACATCCTGCACAATCGCCGGCACCAATCCCTCGGCGTTGAACTTGACCATCGGTTTGTCGCCGACCTCGACTTCCTTCGTCGCACTCATGACAATAGCTCCTGTTCAAACCTCCAGTGTATGCCAATGCGGGCAGCGGGTCACATGGCGTATGTCTTCGGTTAACCAAATAGCAAATGCCCAATGCCTGATAGCAAATGCATTGGTTAATAGGCATTGGGCATTTGTTATTGGTTAATGCAAGACCAGCACGCCCGTCCCGTTGATCCGGTCGTGTTTCATATCCTGTAGCGCCCGATTCGCATCTTCCAGGGCGTATTTCGTCGTGTGCGGCGTCAGATGGATCTTCGCGGCTTCTTCGAGAAGTCCGCGGCCGTCGGCTCGGGTGTTGCAAGTCACGGAGCGAATGTCGCGTTCGTTGAAGACGTGCTTCGTGTAGTCGAGTTCTGGGATCGGGGACATATGAATCCCCGCCGAGGCGACGGTTCCGCCGGGCTTGAGGTGTTCAAGCGCATCGCGGTAGAGGACGCCGACGGGAGCGAAGATGATGGCGCTGTGCATGTCGGCAGGCAGGTCGGCGCACGATTCGCCGACCCATGCAGCGCCCATTGATCGGGCTAATTCCTGATGCCCTTCGCCGCGGGAGACGACGTAGACTTCGTAGCCGCGGGCCTTGGCGAGTTGGATGACGATGTGGGCGGAGGAGCCGAAACCGATAAGCAACAGGCGGCAGCCGGGGTGCGGATTGGATCGGTGCAACGAGCGATACCCGATGATCCCCGCACACAACAGCGGCGTCACCGCCACATCGTCGAAACTCTCCGGCAGCTCATACACGAACGCCTCCGGCGCGACGGCATACTCCGCGTAGCCGCCGTGCTCGTGATACCCCGTGAAGCGGGCATCGGTGCAGAGGTTCTCGCGCCCGCTGGTGCAGTATTCGCATTCGCCGCACGTGCTGCGGAGCCATGCGATGCCGACGCGCTGCCCGGTCTTGAGCCGCGTGCATCCGGGGCCGAGTTTGTCGACGATGCCGACCGCCTGATGCCCCGGCACGATGGGCCGTTTCATTTCGGGCAAATCGCCTTCGATGATGTGCAGGTCCGTCCGGCAGATGGCGCACGACCGGACCTTAACCCGCACCTGTCCCCTTCCGGGGGTCGGATCGGGCAGTTCCACCGCCTTGAGCGGCGAGCTTTCGATATCGGCCGTCGATTCGAGAATCATCGCCCGCATACGTCACTCTAGGCGGCCCCCGCCGGCTCGACAGGGAAAACTTGTACTGGCGGGTTCGTGACATCATGGGTAAAATTCGGGTAATGGCACCTCGTCGAGGTTTTACGCTCATCGAACTGCTCGTCGTCGTCGCGATCATCGCTCTGTTGATCTCGATCCTGTTGCCATCGCTTCAGCGGGCCCGCGCCGATGCGCAGACGATCGTCTGCGCGTCCAACGAGCGCAGCATCGGCAATGCCATCACCATGTACTGCAATGCGAACAAATGGTCGCTGCCCGGCGGGCTGTGGTTCGGGCAGCAGGCGCAGTACAAGAAGGGCTGCGCCTTTTTGCCGGAGTTCATCTCAATCTACCTCAACGATCCGCCGGTCAGCTCCAGCAAATGGAACGTGTGCGATATGTTCCTCGACCCTGCGTGGAAACGCGTCGGGCCGGCGGGCGTCAAGTTCCAGGAAGGCCGCATCTACGGTGCCACCGGGTCGTTCAAGAACAACAAGACCGGCGTGGACAATCGATACTTCGGCTACGTCTCCAACTCCTTCGGCGCCCCCGTCACGCCGCCGGTCAAGATCACCGATATCCGCAATCCGTCCCTCGAATACGGACTGCATGACATCGACATGATCACCAGCCCCACCGCCGGCTGGGCCAACCAACTCGCCGTCGAACCCACGCATGGTTTCGTCAACGTCGACAACCCCGTCCGCAACTATCTGTTCTTCGACGGCCACGTCGAAATGCTCACGTCCAAACTCCCGCTGGACCTGGTCAACTGAGCGCGCCGCGTCGCGGCCTAATGACCAATGTCCAAGCACCAATGACCAAAGGAATGATCAAAGAACCAATGTCAAAATGAAAGGCCGCAGGCCGTTCCTTTATTGGTCATTGGTCATTGGTCATTGGTCATTGGTCATTTGCTAATCATCGGCCGCATCGGTAAACGGCGGGCGGGTCATGTCGGCTTTGCGTTCGACGCGTTCGATGCGGGTCGCCTTGCCGGCATCGTCGACTTCGATGTACACGCCGCAGAGCCGCGTGTCGCACTCGTCGCCGGCGACGTCGAAGGGGGCGGGCATGGCGGTGCTCATGAACTGCACGACGCGATCCTTCCGCCGCCCGAGGACCGAGTCGTAGGGTCCGCTCATGCCCAGGTCGCTGATGTAGGCCGTGCCGCCGGGGAGGATGCGGGCGTCGGCGGTGGGCGTATGGGTATGCGTGCCGACGACGGCGACGACGCGGCCGTCAAGATAATGAGCCAGCGCCATCTTCTCGCTTGTCGCCTCCGCGTGGATTTCGACGAGCACGCGGGCGTCGGGGCCGACGTGGTTCAGGAACGCGTCGGCGACGGCGAACGGGTCATCCGCCGAGGGGTTGTTGATGAACAGACGGCCCAGCAGCGTGATGACATGCAATTCCGCCCCGCTCGCTGCGGTGAGCTTCAACGACCGGTTACCCGCCGCGGAAGTCGGCAGATTGGCGGGACGGATGAGCTTCTCGCATTCGTGCATACGGGGGAGGATGTCCTTCTGCCGAAAGCAGTGGTCGCCGAGCGTCAGCCCGTCGAGCCCGTAGGCCAGGAGGCGCTGGTAGAGCGCGTGCGTGATCCCGCTGCCGCCGGCGATGTTCTCGGCGTTGGCGATGATCAGGTCCGGCTGGTACGTCGCCTTCAAATCGTCGATCTGCTGCTGCACGACGCGCCGACCGGGTTTGCCGACGATGTCACCGATCATGATGAATTTCAAAGCCATCGGGAAAGATTAGCACACGATCCGATGGCCCGCGAATGGCCCCGGTGATATCATGGCCCCATGCGCGTCATCATGACCGGCCAGATCGGAACGGACAAGAAGCGTTACGTCGAGGCCGTGGCCTCCCTCGGCGGCGAACGCGGCAACCCCATCGACGTTTACCACGTCGGCGACCGAATGTACGCCGAGGCGCCGGATGTGAAGCCCGGACGCATTCTCGATCTGCCCCTCACCCGACTTCATTCCCTCCGCCGCGCCGCCTTCAAGGACATCATCAACGGCTCGGCGGATCAGGAAAACGTCATCGTCAATACGCACGCCACCTTCCGCTGGCGCCACGGCTTGTTCCGCGCGTTTGACTTCGATCAGATCAAGGCCTTCAAGCCCGATGTCTTCATCTGCCTCGTCGACAACATCGAAGCCGTCTATCACCGCCTTCATGATGATCACGTCATCGACGCCACGCTCAAGGACCTGATGGTCTGGCGCGAGGAAGAGATCATGGCGACCGAGCTAGTCGCGCAGGCGATGGGCTGCGGGAACCACTTCTATGTGCTCAGCCGAGGGCGTGAGAAACCGACGATCGAGACGGCGCTGCGCCTCGTGACCCGGCCGGACATGCGGCGGGTGTATCCGTCGTTCCCGATGAGCCATGTCATGGACATGCCCGCCGTGCTTCAGGAAATCGACGCTTTCCGCGCCGAGCTGGCCAAGCATTTCATCGCCTTCGACCCCGGCGACGTCGATGAGAAGGTGCTGCTCGACAACGCCCTCGCGGCGGTCAAGCAGAGCGCCGAATTCATCCCCGCCCGCATTCTCGGAACCAATGACAAACCGCAACAGATCAACGTCTCCGTCAAGCAGGTGCTCGACATCGCCGGCGACGTCGATGGACAGATCTACGCGCGCGACTTCAAGCTCATCGACCAGTCGGACATGATCGTCTCGCTCGTCCCCGAACTGGCCAACGGCGTGCCGGGCCTGTCCAGCGGCGTGGAGCGCGAACTGCAACATGCTTTCGAGGGCTCCAAGGAAGTCTACGTCGTCTGGAAACCCAAGAAGAACCCCAGCCCGTTCATCACCGAAACCAGCACCAAGTGGTTCCGCTCCACCGAAGAAGCCCTCGCATACTTTGAACAGCAGGGCATGTTCGCGGAGAAGAATCTCTTCGGGCATTAAGTGATTTTGTAACCGCCCCCATATTTTTGGAGTGATCGATGACCACGTCCCGTATGTTCCTCGCCGTCGTGATGCTGTCGCTTGGTTCGGCCCTCTTCGCCGCCCCGCCCGAGACGCTCAAGCTTTCGGACATCGCCAATCGCCCCGATCGTCTGCCCGAAACCGTCGTGCTCAACGCCGACTTCAACTTCACCGGCGGCGCTTCGGCCAAGAAGGGACAGACCGTGCAGGTGCTCGAATTCAACGGCGGGGAAGTCGTCGTCAATGCGGGCAATGATCTGGTCTTCGGCGTGAGCCCGGCGCAGTGCGACCTGCTCGACGCCGCCAACAAGGTCTGGGCCAAGCTCACCCCCGAGCAGCGCGCCATCGAACCCGCAACCCTCCTCAAGGACCCCTCGCTCTGGCCGGAAAAAGCCATGTGCAAGAACGGCTTCAATCTCAACGGCGGCGTGAACCTTCCGCCCAACGGCGAGTACGAAGTCGTCGCCGTGCTGCCCGAAGGCGTCTCGCTCTATTCGCGCGAGCACAAGGCCGGACTCATCGCCGACCTCGTCCAGACCGACCTGATCGCGCGGGCGCGTCAGCGCGTGCTCCTCGCCCCCGAAGCGCGCTCCTCGCGCATCGTCAATGCGCTCAAGCAGACGAACATGGTCA
Above is a window of Planctomycetota bacterium DNA encoding:
- a CDS encoding TIGR00282 family metallophosphoesterase; the protein is MALKFIMIGDIVGKPGRRVVQQQIDDLKATYQPDLIIANAENIAGGSGITHALYQRLLAYGLDGLTLGDHCFRQKDILPRMHECEKLIRPANLPTSAAGNRSLKLTAASGAELHVITLLGRLFINNPSADDPFAVADAFLNHVGPDARVLVEIHAEATSEKMALAHYLDGRVVAVVGTHTHTPTADARILPGGTAYISDLGMSGPYDSVLGRRKDRVVQFMSTAMPAPFDVAGDECDTRLCGVYIEVDDAGKATRIERVERKADMTRPPFTDAADD
- a CDS encoding AAA family ATPase, giving the protein MRVIMTGQIGTDKKRYVEAVASLGGERGNPIDVYHVGDRMYAEAPDVKPGRILDLPLTRLHSLRRAAFKDIINGSADQENVIVNTHATFRWRHGLFRAFDFDQIKAFKPDVFICLVDNIEAVYHRLHDDHVIDATLKDLMVWREEEIMATELVAQAMGCGNHFYVLSRGREKPTIETALRLVTRPDMRRVYPSFPMSHVMDMPAVLQEIDAFRAELAKHFIAFDPGDVDEKVLLDNALAAVKQSAEFIPARILGTNDKPQQINVSVKQVLDIAGDVDGQIYARDFKLIDQSDMIVSLVPELANGVPGLSSGVERELQHAFEGSKEVYVVWKPKKNPSPFITETSTKWFRSTEEALAYFEQQGMFAEKNLFGH
- a CDS encoding redoxin family protein — translated: MTTSRMFLAVVMLSLGSALFAAPPETLKLSDIANRPDRLPETVVLNADFNFTGGASAKKGQTVQVLEFNGGEVVVNAGNDLVFGVSPAQCDLLDAANKVWAKLTPEQRAIEPATLLKDPSLWPEKAMCKNGFNLNGGVNLPPNGEYEVVAVLPEGVSLYSREHKAGLIADLVQTDLIARARQRVLLAPEARSSRIVNALKQTNMVTADGKPFEMTALDHGKVFALYFGASWCPPCRHFSPSFVKFVSSVAAANPNLVVVLMSNDEKDADMLKYMQDEKMPFPAVTLASLNTSPVLLTYVHGAIPQLAIVDRDGRLLSDCYDRGRYINPEKPLAALSKLLDTGAAK
- the hisI gene encoding phosphoribosyl-AMP cyclohydrolase, with the protein product MSATKEVEVGDKPMVKFNAEGLVPAIVQDVATGAILMMAWMNDGALAYTLKHKKAAFYSRSRGKFWVKGESSGHVQEVVEVRVDCDQDTVLVRVKSHGPACHVGYQTCFYRKFDDTGAKLITTDEPVFDPDKVYQK
- a CDS encoding sulfatase-like hydrolase/transferase codes for the protein MRRIKQLAAAFVFIFAARLPAAPPNLIVINVDDMGYADIEPFGSKINRTPNLNRMAEEGRKLTCYYAAPVCSPSRASLMTGCYYKRVLPIPHVLFPGNDVGLNPNEITIAEILKKQGYATGMVGKWHLGDQQAFLPTRQGFDFYFGLPYSNDMGPAEDGTKSSLGAPLPKEGKNHQPPLPWLMNEKVIMRVKADDQTTLEERYTEEALKFIKAHKDGPFFLYFAHSAVHFPIYPGKAFQKRNPNGYYSDWVEEVDWTVGQVMDTLRDLGLDKNTFVLFTSDNGGTPRAVNAPLRGFKNSTWEGGVREPTIAWWPGKIPAGTSSDAVVGMIDVLPTLAKLAGTTAPTDRKIDGVDIWPILAGEKDAKPAHDVFYYFHGYKLEAVREGKWKYHLLRKELYDLDADIGESKNIAAENKDVVKHMIEVADKMDGDLGLDGTKAPGIRPLGHVKDAHPIIAQDGEISPEFK
- a CDS encoding zinc-binding alcohol dehydrogenase family protein; the encoded protein is MRAMILESTADIESSPLKAVELPDPTPGRGQVRVKVRSCAICRTDLHIIEGDLPEMKRPIVPGHQAVGIVDKLGPGCTRLKTGQRVGIAWLRSTCGECEYCTSGRENLCTDARFTGYHEHGGYAEYAVAPEAFVYELPESFDDVAVTPLLCAGIIGYRSLHRSNPHPGCRLLLIGFGSSAHIVIQLAKARGYEVYVVSRGEGHQELARSMGAAWVGESCADLPADMHSAIIFAPVGVLYRDALEHLKPGGTVASAGIHMSPIPELDYTKHVFNERDIRSVTCNTRADGRGLLEEAAKIHLTPHTTKYALEDANRALQDMKHDRINGTGVLVLH
- a CDS encoding prepilin-type N-terminal cleavage/methylation domain-containing protein, with the translated sequence MGKIRVMAPRRGFTLIELLVVVAIIALLISILLPSLQRARADAQTIVCASNERSIGNAITMYCNANKWSLPGGLWFGQQAQYKKGCAFLPEFISIYLNDPPVSSSKWNVCDMFLDPAWKRVGPAGVKFQEGRIYGATGSFKNNKTGVDNRYFGYVSNSFGAPVTPPVKITDIRNPSLEYGLHDIDMITSPTAGWANQLAVEPTHGFVNVDNPVRNYLFFDGHVEMLTSKLPLDLVN